In Mucilaginibacter celer, one DNA window encodes the following:
- a CDS encoding glycosyltransferase family 4 protein, with protein MKIGYDAKRAFYNNTGLGNYSRWLIKSIASIDPANALYLYTPKAKANSRLNFIGDYPNIHTVMPKSKWFTSFWRSKGIVKDLLRDDIELYHGLSHELPSGIEKTGIRSVVTVHDLIFMRYPKQFGPVNYRIYLAKVKHACKVADKIIAISQKTKDDLVELLGINPEKIEVIYQGCDLAFAVEQTTEQKSAVKQKYNLPDTFILSVGTIEERKNLLLLAKALNSVNNSIPVVVVGKQTKYTEEVKAYLAANNLTNRVIFLKDVTFAELPAVYQLATVFVYPSRYEGFGIPVLESLNSGVPVIAATGSCLEEAGGPDSMYVNPDDDKDLAAKINRVLADDELRQTMITNGRAYAANFTDDKLSLQLLQLYQNILNHA; from the coding sequence ATGAAGATAGGATACGATGCCAAGCGCGCTTTTTACAATAATACCGGCTTGGGCAATTACAGCCGCTGGCTTATTAAAAGTATTGCATCGATCGATCCGGCAAATGCGCTTTATCTTTACACACCAAAAGCCAAAGCCAATTCCCGGCTTAATTTTATTGGCGATTATCCCAATATCCATACTGTAATGCCCAAAAGCAAATGGTTTACATCGTTTTGGCGGAGCAAGGGGATTGTTAAAGATTTGCTGCGCGATGATATTGAACTTTACCATGGACTGAGCCATGAGTTACCATCGGGCATTGAAAAAACAGGCATCAGATCGGTAGTAACCGTACATGATCTGATATTTATGCGGTATCCGAAACAGTTCGGTCCGGTTAATTATCGCATTTACCTGGCTAAGGTAAAACATGCCTGTAAGGTGGCCGATAAGATCATCGCCATCAGTCAAAAAACCAAAGACGACCTGGTGGAGTTGCTGGGCATCAACCCTGAAAAGATCGAAGTGATTTACCAGGGCTGTGATCTGGCTTTCGCTGTTGAGCAAACTACAGAGCAAAAATCGGCAGTAAAACAAAAATACAACCTACCAGATACTTTTATACTAAGCGTTGGCACTATTGAAGAGCGTAAAAACCTGCTGTTACTGGCTAAAGCTTTAAATAGCGTTAACAATAGCATCCCTGTTGTAGTGGTTGGCAAACAAACCAAATATACTGAGGAAGTAAAAGCTTACCTCGCCGCCAATAACCTCACCAACAGGGTAATATTTTTAAAAGATGTTACCTTTGCCGAGTTACCGGCCGTTTATCAGTTGGCAACTGTATTTGTTTATCCTTCGAGGTATGAAGGTTTTGGCATCCCGGTGTTGGAATCGCTAAATTCGGGTGTACCGGTAATCGCAGCCACAGGTTCATGCCTTGAAGAAGCCGGCGGGCCAGACAGCATGTATGTTAACCCTGATGATGATAAAGACCTGGCTGCAAAAATAAACCGGGTACTTGCCGATGACGAATTGAGGCAAACCATGATAACCAATGGCCGCGCTTATGCAGCCAATTTTACTGATGATAAACTAAGTTTGCAATTACTGCAACTTTACCAAAATATTTTGAACCATGCTTAA
- a CDS encoding L-threonylcarbamoyladenylate synthase: MLKDEVAKALKVVQEGGIILYPTDTIWGIGCDATNTEAIQKIYRLKQRDEAKSMIILLDTENKLESYIAEVNPLAYDLIEYAENPLTLVMPGAKNISPAVIAADGSVGIRVVKDMPFCQQLIQRLRKPLVSTSANISGKASPQYFSQVDLEIIDGVDYVVDLEQHSKEIKTPSTIMKLAPDGRFEFLRR, encoded by the coding sequence ATGCTTAAAGACGAAGTAGCCAAGGCGCTGAAAGTTGTACAGGAAGGCGGCATTATCCTTTACCCTACCGATACCATCTGGGGTATTGGTTGCGATGCCACCAATACCGAAGCCATCCAGAAAATATATCGCCTGAAACAACGCGACGAAGCCAAAAGCATGATCATTTTGCTGGATACCGAAAACAAGCTGGAAAGCTATATTGCTGAAGTTAACCCGCTGGCTTACGACCTGATTGAATACGCCGAAAACCCTTTAACATTGGTGATGCCGGGCGCTAAAAATATTTCGCCTGCTGTTATCGCTGCCGATGGTAGTGTGGGCATCAGGGTAGTGAAAGATATGCCTTTTTGCCAGCAGTTGATTCAGCGATTACGTAAACCTTTGGTTTCTACTTCTGCCAATATCAGTGGCAAAGCCTCTCCACAATATTTTTCGCAGGTTGATCTGGAAATTATTGATGGGGTTGATTATGTGGTTGATCTGGAACAGCATAGCAAGGAGATTAAAACGCCATCTACCATTATGAAGCTGGCTCCGGATGGCAGGTTTGAGTTTTTGAGGCGGTAA